A stretch of Passer domesticus isolate bPasDom1 chromosome 23, bPasDom1.hap1, whole genome shotgun sequence DNA encodes these proteins:
- the LOC135285348 gene encoding collagen alpha-1(I) chain-like has protein sequence MGCARRRRHTGIPGCTGGSSRESRRDAALLPGPRRGTGGEPREALRGGSAVPRCHPEHCPAGMLRANPPRGAPGAPARPGGRGQPGGCEPSPGSRGRLRGAGGLQPRGGLCQRPERPGHRRERCRRSGLCARPRSGQPARGMRARGALEGEEGREGRGVRSRPGVAAPLRARRAGGGGSGARPPARPRRPRGSASGRRRLQLARGGRELWGAASGRGAQPSRSPGGRGRPGRGAGLPPKAPRPAEGARREPPRHGRPQGSPQGQPDTADGRTAALPRPRSAGEAAGTRGRRSPPARPPGPAAPPPTRPAHRPQRHAPHAGPRPLGPPRPLGHAYGHAPSALPLAPPAGRRCAPRPKRSRPPTGTPGPPGPPANPAPAALSQD, from the exons ATGGGGTGCGCCAGGAGGAGGCGGCACACGGGGATCCCGGGGTGCACGGGGGGTTCGTCCCGGGAGAGCCGGCGGGATGCGGCACTGCTGCCGGGGCCACGCCGGGGCACTGGCGGCGAGCCGCGGGAGGCCCTGCGAGGCGGCTCCGCTGTGCCCCGGTGCCACCCCGAGCACTGCCCGGCCGGGATGCTGCGGGCAAACCCCCcgcggggggcaccgggggctcCAGCCCGCCCCGGGGGTCGTGGGCAGCCGGGGGGCTGCGAGCCCTCCCCGGGGAGCCGTGGCCGGCTGAGGGGGGCCGGGGGGCTGCAGCCGCGGGGAGGGCTCTGCCAGCGGCCCGAGCGGCCGGGGCACCGCCGGGAGCGCTGCCGGCGATCGGGGCTctgcgcccggccccgctcagGGCAGCCAGCACGGGGGATGCGAGCCCGGGGGGCGCTggaaggggaggaggggagggaggggaggggggtcCGCAGCCGGCCGGGGGTCGCGGCGCCCCTCAGAGCGCGGCGGGCGGGAGGAGGCGGCAGCGGGGCACGGCCccccgcacggccccgccgccctcGGGGCTCCGCGAGCGGCCGCCGGCGGCTGCAACTTGCACGGGGGGGCCGCGAGCTTTGGGGCGCTGCGAGCGGCCGCGGGGCGCAGCCCTCACGCAGCCCcggcggccgcggccggccggggaggggagcggggctgccCCCGAAAGCCCCGCGCCCGGCCGAGGGGGCACGGCGGGAACCGCCGCGGCACGGCCGGCCCCAGGGCAGCCCGCAGGGGCAACCGGACACCGCGGACGGACGGACGGCCGCGCTGCCGCGGCCCCGCTCGGCCGGGGAGGCGGCGGGAACG CGCGGCCGCCGctcgccgcccgcccgcccgcccggccccgccgcgccgccgccgacACGCCCCGCCCACCGCCCGCAGCGCCACGCCCCCCACGCCGGGCCACGCCCCCTGGGGCCGCCTCGCCCGCTTGGCCACGCCTACGGCCACGCCCCCTCGGCGCTGCCCTtagcgccccctgctggccggCGCTGCGCCCCCCGCCCCAAACGGAGCCGCCCCCCCACCGGGACCCccggacccccgggacccccagccaaccctgcccctgctgccctcagccagg ATTGA